The following is a genomic window from Moorella sp. Hama-1.
GGCCATCGACTGGAACATTCGCTACTTCCACGGGCCGGCCTTTTCCACCCACCGGGGCACTACATACAACGCCTATTTTATCGTTGATGAAAAGACGGCCCTGGTGGATACCGTCTACGAACCATTTAAAGAGGAATTGATCGCCAGGTTAAAGCAGATCCAGGATCCGGTGCAGATCGATTACCTGGTTATTAATCATACGGAGAGCGACCACGCCGGCGCCTTTCCGGCCATTATGGAACTCTGCCCTGGTGCGCACGTCCTTTGTACCCAGCGAGCCTTTGAAAGTCTAAAGGCGCATTACCCCAACCTGGACTTCAATTATACCATTGTCAAAACCGGCACCAGCGTCAGCTTGGGTAAGCGCTCCCTGAATTTCATCGAGGCGCCCATGCTCCACTGGCCGGACAGCATGTTTACTTATATCCCCGAAGAGGCCCTGCTCCTGCCCAACGATGCCTTCGGCCAGCATATCGCCACTACTACCCGCTTCGATGATGAAGTTGACGTCGACTTAATCATGGACGAGGCGGCCAAGTATTACGCCAATATCCTCATGCCCTTCAACAATTTGATCAGCAAAAAACTGGAAGAGATCCAGAAAATGAACCTGGCCATCAAAACCATCGCCCCCAGCCACGGTATTATCTGGCGTAAGGATCCCGGCCGGATCGTTGAAGCATATGCCCGTTGGGCGGAAGGTAAGGGCATAGCGAAGGCTATCATTGCCTATGATACCATGTGGCTGGCTACGGAAAAGATGGCCCACGCCCTCATGGACGGACTGGTGGCCGGCGGTTGCGAGGTCAAGCTCTTCAAGCTCTCTGTTTCCGACCGTAACGACGTGATCAAAGAGATCCTCGACGCCCGGGCCGTCCTGGTAGGCTCGCCGACCATCAACAACGACATCCTGCCGGTAGTTTCCCCCTTGCTGGACGACCTGGTGGGCTTAAGGCCGAAGAATAAGATCGGCCTGGCCTTCGGCGCCTACGGCTGGGGCGGCGGCGCCCAGAAGGTCCTGGAGGAACGCTTGAAGGCAGCTAAAATCGAACTCTTGGCCGAGC
Proteins encoded in this region:
- the fprA gene encoding nitric oxide reductase FrpA encodes the protein MATNFNQPVSISDGVYWVGAIDWNIRYFHGPAFSTHRGTTYNAYFIVDEKTALVDTVYEPFKEELIARLKQIQDPVQIDYLVINHTESDHAGAFPAIMELCPGAHVLCTQRAFESLKAHYPNLDFNYTIVKTGTSVSLGKRSLNFIEAPMLHWPDSMFTYIPEEALLLPNDAFGQHIATTTRFDDEVDVDLIMDEAAKYYANILMPFNNLISKKLEEIQKMNLAIKTIAPSHGIIWRKDPGRIVEAYARWAEGKGIAKAIIAYDTMWLATEKMAHALMDGLVAGGCEVKLFKLSVSDRNDVIKEILDARAVLVGSPTINNDILPVVSPLLDDLVGLRPKNKIGLAFGAYGWGGGAQKVLEERLKAAKIELLAEPGPTVQWVPGAEDLQRCYKLGQEMALRIRG